A window of the Lolium perenne isolate Kyuss_39 chromosome 7, Kyuss_2.0, whole genome shotgun sequence genome harbors these coding sequences:
- the LOC127313414 gene encoding uncharacterized protein, whose product MVQIAVTTYGLADHLTTATPPADDDEWLRMDATVLCWLYGSVTPEVTDMVMESPTTAYSIWLRIVALFRDNQQARAGYLGQKFRNIEQEGKSITAYCLEQKTVADALGDVGAPVADDALVWNVLKGLDSDYDHIAALVPLLTPFPSFLQLRNMLLLQELKPHHGNHAPAPAALYTNTGGGGAPGYRGLAPPHPPPPGYGPPPAYDPPAPAPPPFNPNGGRPKGKRRKVNGAPAAPGGAPAAPTPSNPWTGSIYMYPMGTGILGPRPGAASPRPAVHGFMASPQAAAPAPYGYYNTAAPYGYAPATPAPYGYAPTPTAPSWDATALINQLNAMSLQPPPTEWVMDTGASAHMSSDAGPLYQGGNSQVQ is encoded by the exons ATGGTGCAGATCGCCGTCACCACCTACGGCCTCGCCGACCACCTcaccacggccacgccgcccgccGATGACGACGAGTGGCTGCGCATGGACGCCACCGTTCTGTGCTGGCTCTACGGCTCCGTCACGCCCGAGGTCACCGACATGGTGATGGAGAGCCCCACCACGGCCTACTCCATCTGGCTGCGCATCGTCGCCCTCTTCCGCGACAACCAGCAGGCCCGGGCTGGCTATCTCGGCCAGAAATTCCGCAACATCGAGCAGGAGGGTAAGTCTATCACGGCCTACTGCCTCGAGCAGAAAACCGTGGCCGACGCCCTCGGTGATGTCGGCGCCCCCGTCGCCGATGATGCCCTCGTCTGGAACGTCCTCAAGGGTCTCGACTCCGACTACGACCACATCGCCGCACTCGTCCCGCTGCTGACCCCGTTCCCCTCCTTCCTCCAGCTGCGCAACATGCTCCTCCTCCAGGAGCTCAAGCCGCACCACGGCAACCACGCCCCGGCCCCTGCtgccctctacaccaacactggcggtggcggcgcccctgggtaTCGTGGCCTTGCACCTCCCCATCCTCCGCCACCGGGCTACGGCCCCCCTCCAGCCTACGACCCCccagcccctgcaccaccgccgtTCAACCCGAATGGCGGCCGCCCCAAGGGCAAGAGGAGGAAGGTCAACGGCGCCCCTGCAGCACCTGGCGGTGCACCAGCTGCTCCCACGCCGTCCAACCCGTGGACGGGGTCCATCTACATGTACCCCATGGGCACGGGCATCCTCGGACCGCGTCCCGGCGCGGCATCTCCTCGTCCCGCGGTGCACGGCTTCATGGCGTCCCCGCAGGCAGCGGCGCCCGCCCCGTACGGCTACTACAACACCGCTGCCCCGTACGGCTATGCCCCTGCAACACCCGCACCGTACGGCTACGCCCCTACCCCAACCGCTCCATCATGGGACGCCACTGCCCTCATCAACCAGCTCAACGCCATGAGCCTTCAGCCCCCTCCTACCGAGTGGGTTATGGACACAGGCGCCTCTGCTCACATGTCATCGGATGCCG GACCTCTATACCAAGGCGGTAATTCTCAGGTGCAATAG